A single window of Culicoides brevitarsis isolate CSIRO-B50_1 chromosome 3, AGI_CSIRO_Cbre_v1, whole genome shotgun sequence DNA harbors:
- the LOC134834123 gene encoding LOW QUALITY PROTEIN: UDP-glycosyltransferase UGT5-like (The sequence of the model RefSeq protein was modified relative to this genomic sequence to represent the inferred CDS: deleted 1 base in 1 codon), with amino-acid sequence MDMKSHYLIAQNFLKELAKAGHNVTVFTGFKSNNLPQNYREVVVNVPSLDEFKKSVTKDGSFLNLILSVNSFQDYSRDCSRAVVWNDELQALINSKTEVDCVVMGFSESPVLLGISKVLKAPVVMTSTQKLAYFLEYYIGAFAHDSFVTNPMLTVDPKITFFIRMKNTVVNWVFRILMRFNFWTQEDTYKELFPSVEGSLWDAISDSVQLMLVNSHFSLDRPMPYMTNMIEVGGMQISDEINDLPNDLQKFMDSATDGVIYFCMGSTLKLKELDSVKKNSIIEGLKKTKLPVIIKWDDESTIQEFSSKTKFFASNWLPQNDILANPKVKAYVTHGGLLSTTEAVYHGVPIVGIPIFGDQSNNIKKFMDFDMAVQVDYATLTAESLSSAINHVITDKKFSQNAKSLSQRFRDRPMTPTKTAKYWVEYVMRHKNQDFMKSPAMKLSLIEYFNLDVYLMILGAVLISCCFGWKVSKCIFGKVWSRLCRICRKDQKEVFKEKKS; translated from the exons ATGGATATGAAGTCCCATTATTTAATAgcgcaaaattttttgaaggaattggCGAAGGCAGGACATAATGTGACAGTTTTTACGGGTTTCAAGAGCAATAATTTACCACAAAACTATCGAGAGGTCGTTGTTAATGTCCCTAGCTTGGATg aattcaagAAAAGTGTCACCAAAGACGGATCTTTCCTCAATTTGATACTTTCGGTGAACAGTTTTCAGGATTATTCGAGAGATTGTTCGCGAGCAGTTGTTTGGAACGATGAACTCCAAGCTTTGATAAACTCCAAAACCGAAGTTGATTGTGTTGTTATGGGATTTAGTGAGAGTCCCGTCCTTTTGGGCATCAGTAAAGTACTTAAGGCGCCGGTTGTGATGACTTCCACGCAAAAACTTGCTTATTTTTTGGAGTATTATATAGGAGCATTTGCTCATGATTCGTTCGTAACTAATCCAATGCTCACAGTTGAcccgaaaattacttttttcattcGAATGAAGAACACTGTGGTTAATTGGGTGTTTCGGATCCTCATGCGATTCAATTTTTGGACCCAAGAAGATACCTACAAAGAACTTTTTCCGAGTGTAGAAGGCTCGTTATGGGATGCGATAAGCGATTCAGTTCAACTAATGCTCGTTAATAGCCATTTTAGTCTCGATCGCCCGATGCCTTATATGACAAACATGATCGAAGTTGGCGGGATGCAGATTTCAGACGAAATTAATGATCTTCCGAACGATCTTCAGAAGTTCATGGATTCAGCTACAGATGGCGTGATCTATTTCTGTATGGGAAGTACCTTGAAACTTAAAGAGCTCGACTCGGTAAAGAAAAATTCCATCATTGAAGGTTTAAAAAAGACCAAACTTCCGGTAATCATCAAATGGGATGACGAATCAACTATTCAAGAGTTCAgttccaaa acaaaattcttcgCTTCCAATTGGTTACCTCAAAATGACATCCTTGCCAACCCAAAAGTCAAGGCTTATGTCACTCATGGAGGTCTCCTAAGTACTACAGAAGCAGTTTATCATGGCGTCCCGATTGTTGGCATCCCAATTTTCGGCGATCAAAGCaacaatatcaaaaaattcatggacTTTGATATGGCTGTGCAAGTCGATTACGCTACCTTGACAGCTGAATCCTTATCGTCTGCAATAAATCACGTGataactgataaaaaattctctcaaaaTGCCAAAAGCTTATCCCAAAGATTTCGCGATCGACCAATGACGCCAACAAAAACCGCCAAATACTGGGTAGAGTATGTCATGCGACACAAAAATCAGGATTTCATGAAATCGCCCGCCATGAAACTCAGCTTGATCGAATATTTCAACTTGGATGTGTATCTGATGATTCTCGGAGCTGTTTTGATCAGCTGTTGTTTCGGATGGAAGGTGTCGAAATGCATTTTTGGCAAAGTTTGGTCCCGGCTCTGCCGGATCTGCAGGAAAGACCAAAAGGAAGTTTTCAAAGAGAagaaatcgtaa
- the LOC134833275 gene encoding UDP-glycosyltransferase UGT5-like — protein sequence MKIFELFFIILATWQLGVTQAANIMGIYTFDIKSHYLFAQNLLKELALDGHNVTVFTGFETKNLPPNYREVKLNLASLDDFKKTMAKDGSVFNMFSYFNKFNEFALNSTKALLVNDEYKAMVASKNVDVILMNFAENPLFLGVGKELNAPIVITSAQKMTLVMEYYTGAYAHDSFVTNILLPIADEMSFKERLINTLTNWLSRILFEILKLQYKKDHEELFPNVQETCNEVRINAVPLMLVNSHFSLDRPMPYMTNMIETGGMQIPDVVNPLPTDLQKFIDSSKDGVIYFCMGGTLKMKDLDLEKKKIIIEGLKKTKLPVIIKWDDESTIQEFIPKTKFFASNWLPQNDILANPKVKAYVTHGGLLSTTEAVYHGVPIIGIPIFGDQRTNINKFIKRGIAVKLDYENLSAASLSSTINSVIDDKNFAATAKTLSHRFRDRPMTPVQTGKYWIEYILRHGNPDFMKSPAMKLTMIEYFNWDVYLMILGSVLISCYLGWKVSKCIFGKIWSLICRKEQKKLIKNKQS from the exons atgaaaatttttgaattatttttcataattttggcTACATGGCAGCTCGGAGTTACTCAAGCTGCAAATATTATGGGAATTTATACTTTTGATATAAAGTCTCATTACTTATTTGCCCAAAATTTGTTGAAGGAACTTGCTTTGGATGGACATAATGTGACAGTTTTCACGGGatttgaaacgaaaaatttgccGCCAAACTATCGGGAAGTCAAATTGAATCTTGCAAGCTTAGATG atttcaaaaaaacgaTGGCAAAAGATGGATCGGTATTCAACATGTTTTCatactttaataaattcaacgaATTTGccttaaattcaacaaaagcTCTCCTTGTTAATGACGAATATAAAGCTATGGTAGCTTCCAAAAATGTAGATGTCATTCTCATGAACTTTGCTGAAAATCCTTTATTTCTCGGAGTTGGCAAAGAGCTAAATGCTCCAATTGTCATTACTTCGGCACAAAAAATGACCTTAGTTATGGAATACTACACAGGAGCTTATGCTCACGATTCTTTTGTGACGAACATCTTATTGCCGATTGCGGATGAAATGTCTTTCAAAGAACGTTTGATAAATACTTTAACGAATTGGTTGAgcagaattttatttgaaatcctAAAACTTCAATATAAAAAGGACCATGAAGAACTTTTCCCGAATGTTCAGGAGACTTGCAACGAAGTAAGGATCAATGCAGTTCCTTTAATGCTTGTGAATAGTCATTTTAGTCTTGATCGCCCGATGCCTTATATGACAAACATGATTGAAACCGGAGGAATGCAAATCCCTGACGTTGTTAATCCTCTTCCTACTGATCTTCAAAAGTTCATAGATTCATCGAAAGATGGCGTGATCTACTTTTGCATGGGCGGAACTTTGAAAATGAAAGATCTCGAtctggaaaagaaaaaaatcatcattgaaggtttaaaaaagacaaaacttCCTGTAATCATCAAATGGGATGACGAATCAACTATTCAAGAGTTCATTCCAAAGACCAAATTCTTCGCTTCTAATTGGTTACCTCAAAATGACATCCTTGCCAACCCAAAAGTCAAGGCTTATGTCACTCATGGAGGATTATTAAGCACCACAGAGGCAGTGTATCATGGCGTCCCGATCATTGGCATCCCAATATTCGGCGACCAACGAACCAACATCAACAAATTCATTAAACGCGGTATCGCTGTCAAGCTAGATTACGAAAATCTATCAGCTGCATCCTTATCTTCGACCATCAACAGTGTCATAGACGATAAGAACTTTGCTGCGACAGCCAAAACCTTATCTCATCGATTCCGAGATCGTCCAATGACACCTGTTCAAACGGGTAAATATTGGATCGAGTACATTTTGCGACACGGCAATCCGGATTTCATGAAGTCGCCGGCGATGAAGCTAACAATGATCGAATATTTCAACTGGGATGTGTATCTGATGATTCTCGGAAGTGTTTTGATCAGCTGTTATCTCGGATGGAAGGTGTCGAAATgcatttttggcaaaatttggTCTCTTATCTGCAgaaaagaacaaaagaaattgattaaaaataagcaatcgtaa
- the LOC134833279 gene encoding UDP-glycosyltransferase UGT5-like, with protein sequence MGIYTFDMKSHYLFAQNLLKELALDGHNVTVFTGFETKNLPPNYREVKLNLASLDEFKKLMAKDGSVFNMFSYFNKFNEFALNTSKALLANDEYQAMVASKNVDVILMNSADNPLFLGVGKELNAPIVITSAQKLTFFLEHYTGAFAHDSFMTNIFLPIADEMTFKERLVNTIANWLGRFSLEITNLYNQRNYKELFPNIRETYKEIESNAVPLLLMNSHFSLDRPMPYMTNMIEVGGMQISDEINDLPSDLQKFMDSSKDGVIYFCMGGTLKMKDLDLEKKKIIIEGLKKTKLPVIIKWDDDSTIQEFSSKSKFFASNWLPQNDILANPKVKAYVTHGGLLSTTEAVYHGVPIIGIPIFGDQRTNINKFIKRGIAVKLDYENLSAESLSSTINNVIDDKKFSMTAKTLSHRFRDRPMTPVQTGKYWIEYILRHGNPDFMKSPAMKLNLIEYHNWDVFLTIFSVVIIVLYLYWKATKWSIRKIYRLLCAKKTKKDDEKLKKP encoded by the exons ATGGGCATTTATACTTTTGATATGAAATCTCATTACTTATTTGCCCAAAATTTGTTGAAGGAACTTGCTTTGGATGGACATAATGTGACAGTTTTCACGGGatttgaaacgaaaaatttaccgCCGAACTATCGGGAAGTCAAATTGAATCTTGCAAGCTTGGATG agttcaaaaaattgatggcGAAAGATGGATCGGTATTCAACATGTTCTCATACTTCAATAAATTCAACGAATTTGCCTTAAATACATCAAAAGCCCTTCTTGCCAATGACGAATATCAAGCTATGGTAGCTTCCAAAAATGTTGATGTCATTCTCATGAACTCTGCTGACAATCCTTTATTTCTTGGAGTTGGCAAAGAGTTAAATGCTCCAATTGTCATTACTTCAGCACAGAAATTAACTTTCTTCTTGGAACATTACACGGGTGCTTTTGCTCACGACTCTTTTAtgacgaacatttttttaccgaTTGCAGATGAAATGACCTTCAAAGAACGTTTGGTAAATACCATAGCGAACTGGTTGGGCAGATTTTCCCTCGAAATCACGAATTTGTATAACCaaagaaattataaagaaCTTTTTCCGAATATTCGTGAGACTTACAAGGAAATCGAAAGTAATGCGGTTCCTTTATTACTCATGAATAGTCACTTCAGTCTTGATCGCCCGATGCCTTATATGACAAACATGATTGAAGTTGGCGGGATGCAGATTTCAGACGAAATTAATGATCTTCCAAGTGATCTTCAGAAGTTCATGGATTCATCAAAAGATGGCGTGATCTACTTTTGCATGGGCGgaactttaaaaatgaaagatcTTGAtctggaaaagaaaaaaatcatcattgaaGGTTTAAAAAAGACCAAACTTCCGGTAATCATCAAATGGGATGACGACTCAActattcaagaattttcttcaaaatccaaatttttcgCTTCTAATTGGTTACCTCAAAATGACATCCTTGCCAACCCAAAAGTCAAAGCTTATGTCACTCATGGAGGATTATTAAGCACCACAGAAGCAGTTTATCATGGCGTCCCGATAATTGGCATCCCAATATTTGGCGATCAACGAACCAACATCAACAAATTCATTAAACGCGGTATCGCTGTCAAGCTAGATTACGAAAATCTATCAGCTGAATCCTTATCTTCGACCATCAACAATGTCATAGAcgataagaaattttccatgaCAGCCAAAACCTTATCTCATCGATTCCGAGATCGTCCAATGACACCTGTTCAAACGGGTAAATATTGGATCGAGTACATTTTGCGACATGGCAATCCGGATTTCATGAAGTCGCCAGCGATGAAGTTAAATCTCATCGAATATCACAACTGGGATGTATTTCTAACAATTTTCTCCGTTGTCATAATTGTTCTCTACCTCTATTGGAAAGCCACGAAATGGTCAATACGGAAAATTTACCGTTTACTGTGCGCGAAAAAGACAAAGAAAGACGATGAAAAGCTTAAAAagccataa